The following are encoded in a window of Chionomys nivalis chromosome X, mChiNiv1.1, whole genome shotgun sequence genomic DNA:
- the LOC130867576 gene encoding LOW QUALITY PROTEIN: protein FAM47E-like (The sequence of the model RefSeq protein was modified relative to this genomic sequence to represent the inferred CDS: substituted 1 base at 1 genomic stop codon), whose amino-acid sequence MGDHRLPGNQARRTLKSTSQDMTSKSVWKDSSKYFLKHKKDQLRLPTSVEGQHRLYVKERQDDFRKVRTPSQVLTPRSMEGTFFPTISRGMRSPVANKNQRKLIEDSGLYQPLLPVQQTRRTFWDDIGFRQNQNLFGPWPRGEETSADILIKMLETPRPNRMQENKWPYWEDHREATKQPTNSGKQSQGKLDLDPHKLPWSCEGRHKRQDMLSSIYYKYIYKGGDDICDCAEPWREHNQQIDTGYENQPSYEESPVKKTDLPTFDHRYGRKTSKVKDTRFSKQDSDFVIKLQKPQDSYKTNKETRYESPYFRNNQFEILENEDPITDSNELELQIENLGNSENADEAYDPTDWKYFISKEDTALSSLELMYMKGWSNERSTPTSKMFKDYYWIMDTDDDDDDEEEHKEERKKXRKRKKITS is encoded by the coding sequence ATGGGAGACCACAGACTGCCAGGGAACCAGGCCCGGCGGACACTAAAGTCAACATCTCAGGACATGACCAGCAAGTCTGTGTGGAAAGACTCTTCCAAATATTTCTTAAAGCACAAGAAAGATCAGCTGAGGTTGCCCACCTCCGTGGAGGGCCAGCACCGCCTCTATGTTAAGGAACGGCAAGATGATTTCAGGAAAGTCAGGACACCAAGTCAAGTGCTGACCCCACGCAGCATGGAGGGTACCTTTTTCCCTACGATTTCTCGCGGAATGCGCAGTCCGGTCGCCAACAAGAACCAGAGAAAGCTGATTGAGGACTCAGGGTTGTATCAACCACTTTTGCCAGTTCAGCAAACACGTAGAACCTTCTGGGACGACATAGGTTTCCGCCAGAATCAGAATCTGTTTGGTCCCTGGCCTCGAGGAGAAGAAACTTCTGCAGACATATTAATCAAAATGCTGGAAACACCGAGACCTAACCGGATGCAGGAGAACAAGTGGCCGTATTGGGAAGATCACAGGGAAGCAACCAAGCAGCCCACCAACTCTGGCAAACAGTCTCAAGGGAAATTAGATCTGGACCCCCACAAGCTTCCTTGGTCATGTGAAGGCAGACACAAGAGACAAGATATGCTTAGctctatttattataaatatatatacaaaggagGGGATGACATCTGTGACTGTGCTGAACCTTGGCGAGAGCACAATCAACAAATTGACACGGGCTATGAAAACCAACCAAGCTATGAAGAATCACCTGTCAAGAAAACTGATCTGCCTACATTTGATCACAGATATGGCAGGAAAACGAGTAAAGTGAAGGACACCAGATTCTCTAAACAAGACTCCGACTTTGTTATAAAACTTCAAAAACCACAAGATTCTTataaaaccaacaaggagactagGTATGAATCACCATACTTCAGAAACAACCAGTTTGAAATACTAGAAAATGAAGACCCTATAACAGATTCCAATGAACTTGAACTTCAAATTGAAAACCTTGGTAATTCAGAAAATGCTgatgaagcttatgatccaactGACTGGAAATACTTCATAAGCAAGGAGGACACTGCACTCAGCAGCCTTGAGCTGATGTATATGAAGGGATGGAGTAATGAAAGGTCTACTCCTACatcaaaaatgtttaaagattATTATTGGATCATGGAtacagatgatgatgatgatgatgaggaagaacataaagaagaaaggaaaaagtgaagaaaaagaaagaaaataactagTTGA